One Thermodesulfovibrionales bacterium genomic window, GAGAAACCCTCGATGAACTTCTCCCTGAAGCATTCGCGGTCGTGAGAGAGGTCTCGAAGAGGACCCTCGCGATGAGGCATTTTGATGTCCAGCTCATCGGCGGCATCGTGCTCCACGAGGGGAAAATCGCAGAAATGAAGACCGGTGAGGGAAAGACCCTCGTCGCCACCCTACCCGTTTATCTCAATGCGCTCTCGGGAAAAGGGGTCCACGTCGTTACGGTGAATGACTACCTCGCGAGAAGAGATGCCCGCTGGATGGAGCCGATTTACACCTTTCTCGGCATGCGCGTCGGGATTATCGTTCATGGCCTGACCGATGAGGAGAGACAGGCAGCGTATGGCGCCGACATCACTTACGGCACCAACAATGAGTTCGGGTTCGATTACCTCAGGGACAACATGAAATACGACATCTCTCAGTATGTGCAGCGGGAGCCGAACTACTCGATCGTAGACGAGGTCGACAGCATCCTTATTGACGAGGCGAGGACTCCCCTCATCATTTCTGGTCCGTCAGAAGACTCGACCGATAAGTACTATAAAATAGATAAGATCATTCCCCGCCTCCAGAAGGACGCCGACTACACCATCGATGAAAAGGCGCGGACTGCGATCCTCACTGACGAAGGCAATGTGAAGGTAGAGCGGTCACTCGGTGTAGCGAGTCTCTATGACCCGTCGAATATCGAACTCGTGCATCACGTCCTCCAGGCGCTGAAGGCTCACACGCTCTTCAAAAGAGACGTTGATTACGTCGTGAAAGACGGCGAGGTCATCATCGTCGATGAATTTACCGGCAGGCTCATGCCCGGCAGACGCTGGAGCGACGGGCTCCATCAGGCCGTGGAGGCAAAGGAAGGAGTCAAGATAGAGAGCGAGAACCAGACGCTCGCGACGATAACGTTCCAGAATTATTTCAGGATGTACGGCAAGCTCGCGGGCATGACCGGAACAGCGGACACGGAGGCTGAAGAGTTCGCAAAGATTTACAATCTCGATGTGGTCGTCATTCCCACGAACAGGCCGATGATACGCGCCGACCACCCGGACATGATCTATAAGACCGAAAAGGCCAAATTCAACGCTGTGATAAGGGAGATCAAAGAACTCCACGCAAAGGGACAACCCGTTCTTGTAGGAACGATCTCGATCGAAAAGTCCGAAGTCTTGAGTCAGATGCTCAAGAAGGATAAGATTCCCCACTCGGTGCTCAATGCGAAGTACCATGACAGGGAGGCCGAGATAATCGCGCAGGCCGGAAGAAGCGCCGCTGTGACCATAGCGACGAACATGGCCGGCAGGGGAACGGACATTGTGCTCGGCGGCAGCCCTGAAGGGCTCGCAAAAGATTCTCTCAGGGAGAAGGGAGATTATTCGGAGGCCGAATGGCAACAGGAACTCGAAAAGACGAGAGAGTTCTGCCGGACGGACCGGGAGAGGGTAGTTTCCGCGGGAGGACTGCATATCCTCGGAA contains:
- the secA gene encoding preprotein translocase subunit SecA, whose translation is MVQTLLKKIFGTKNERELKRLWPMVETINSFETRISGLSDSELRDKTTEFRRRLGGGETLDELLPEAFAVVREVSKRTLAMRHFDVQLIGGIVLHEGKIAEMKTGEGKTLVATLPVYLNALSGKGVHVVTVNDYLARRDARWMEPIYTFLGMRVGIIVHGLTDEERQAAYGADITYGTNNEFGFDYLRDNMKYDISQYVQREPNYSIVDEVDSILIDEARTPLIISGPSEDSTDKYYKIDKIIPRLQKDADYTIDEKARTAILTDEGNVKVERSLGVASLYDPSNIELVHHVLQALKAHTLFKRDVDYVVKDGEVIIVDEFTGRLMPGRRWSDGLHQAVEAKEGVKIESENQTLATITFQNYFRMYGKLAGMTGTADTEAEEFAKIYNLDVVVIPTNRPMIRADHPDMIYKTEKAKFNAVIREIKELHAKGQPVLVGTISIEKSEVLSQMLKKDKIPHSVLNAKYHDREAEIIAQAGRSAAVTIATNMAGRGTDIVLGGSPEGLAKDSLREKGDYSEAEWQQELEKTREFCRTDRERVVSAGGLHILGTERHEARRIDNQLRGRSGRQGDPGSSRFYLSLEDDLMRIFGSDRISGLMSRLGMEEDVPIENKMVSRAIENAQKRVEAHNFDIRKHLLEYDDIMNKQRTEIYGFRREILKGEGLRERIFDLIDDVAEELLGIYCPEDRHAEQWDVKGLKDAFFGIFSVPLPDVPSAIQGVRDVLVSCAQAAYDKKEAEVGGDVMRYLEKVMFLQVLDTQWKDHLLGMDHLKEGIGLRGYGQRDPLTEYKKEAFDMFAALTERISLETVSRLFRIQVREEEGLRKERIVPKQAIRYNRGDSAEAHQPLTRGKKVGRNDPCPCGSGKKYKKCCGLNA